Sequence from the Pseudomonadota bacterium genome:
GTGCACGAGGCGATCACCACGGTCGATGCCGCGATGGCGGCCGAGCGCTACGTGCTCGAGCCGCGCACACTCGAGCGCGGCGCGGTCGACACCGCACTCGCGACCGCGCCGCATCGCCTCGAGGGCGAGTTGCGTATTGGCGGGCAGGACCACTTCTACCTCGAGGGCCAGGTCTGCCTGACGCTGCCGGGCGAAGCTGGCACCGTGCACGTCCACAGCTCGACCCAGCACCCGAGCGAGGTGCAACACACCGTGGCCAAGGTGCTCGGGCTCAGCGACCACGACGTGGTGTGCGAGGTGCGTCGGATGGGCGGCGGTTTCGGCGGCAAGGAGTCGCAACCGGCGCTGTTCGCGAGCATCGCCGCGCTCGCAACCTGGGTCACCGGCCGTGCCGCCAAGGTGTGCCTCGACCGCGACGACGACATGCGCATGACCGGCAAACGCCACGACTTCCGTGTGCGCTACCACGTCGGTTTTGACAACGACGGCGTGCTGCGTGCGCTCGACGTCGAACACGCGGTGCGTTGCGGCATGTCAGCGGACCTCTCGGGCGCCATCGCCGACCGCGCACTCTTCCACACTGACAACTGCTATTTCATTCCCGCGGTGCGCGTGCGGAGCTACCGATGCTTCACCCACACCGTCAGCAACACCGCGTTCCGCGGTTTCGGCGGGCCGCAGGGGATGCTCGGTATCGAACAGATCATCGCAGCCGTGGCGGCCGACCGCGGCCTGGACCCGCTCGCTGTGCGGCAACGCAATTTCTACCGCGCCGGCGCCCTTGAAACACCCTACGGCATGGTGGTCGAGGACTTCGTCGCCGACCGGATCGTCGACGAACTCGCCGAGCGTGCCAACTACCGCGCCCGCCACGCCGAGATCAACGCGTTCAACGCAGAGTCTACCGGGGTCAAACGTGGCATCGCGCTGACGCCGGTCAAGTTCGGCATCAGCTTCACCACCACCCACCTGAACCAGGCGGGTGCGCTGCTGCAGCTCTACAGCGACGGCAGCGTGCTGCTCAACCACGGCGGCACCGAAATGGGTCAGGGCTTGTATATCAAGGTGGCGCAGGTCGTGGCGGACGTGTTCGGCATTCCACTTGACCGCGTGCGTGTGTCGAGCACCCGCACCGACAAGGTGCCCA
This genomic interval carries:
- the xdhB gene encoding xanthine dehydrogenase molybdopterin binding subunit, encoding MSQSVHNSVAHDSAALHVSGAARYIDDLPEPPGTLHLFIAQSPHAHATLNALHLDAVRRAPGVVAVLSAHDIPGVNDCSPVMGDDPVFVERTALYAGQSVFAVAAESLAEARAAAALHEADWTVHEAITTVDAAMAAERYVLEPRTLERGAVDTALATAPHRLEGELRIGGQDHFYLEGQVCLTLPGEAGTVHVHSSTQHPSEVQHTVAKVLGLSDHDVVCEVRRMGGGFGGKESQPALFASIAALATWVTGRAAKVCLDRDDDMRMTGKRHDFRVRYHVGFDNDGVLRALDVEHAVRCGMSADLSGAIADRALFHTDNCYFIPAVRVRSYRCFTHTVSNTAFRGFGGPQGMLGIEQIIAAVAADRGLDPLAVRQRNFYRAGALETPYGMVVEDFVADRIVDELAERANYRARHAEINAFNAESTGVKRGIALTPVKFGISFTTTHLNQAGALLQLYSDGSVLLNHGGTEMGQGLYIKVAQVVADVFGIPLDRVRVSSTRTDKVPNTSATAASSGSDLNGMAAQNAAHTVRARLADVAADRFGCAAADIEFADGAVRAGEHQLPFDELVKAAYLARVSLSATGFYATPKIHYDPASLTGRPFYYFAYGAAVSEVSIDTLTGEYRVDRVDILHDAGTSLNPAIDLGQVEGGFIQGMGWLTTEELWWTDDGELKTHAPSTYKIPTAGD